One genomic region from Amycolatopsis sp. FBCC-B4732 encodes:
- a CDS encoding 8-amino-7-oxononanoate synthase: protein MTTPPTPPPDEVFDWLDVEAEKRANAGLVRQLRPRPARVDELDLAGNDYLGLARDKRVAGAAAAAALRWGAGATGSRLVTGSTELHTELELELARFCGVQSALVFSSGFAANLGAVTALSGAESAIVTDKYIHASLIEGCRLSRADVAAVAHSTPSAIKHALSTRRKPRALVVTDSVFSVDGDLAPLGELAGICREHGAALLVDDAHGFGVLGEGGRGAVHAAGLAGAPDVVTTLTLSKSLGAQGGAVLGPRRVIKHLVDTARSFIFDTALAPASAAAALAALHALKEKPGMAEKVVENAGNLAMSLKAAGLKASLPDAAVISVQAPSAETAVAWAAACAEHGIRVGCFRPPSVPDGISRLRLTARADLTEADVDRAVKVITATAPPGAIA, encoded by the coding sequence GTGACTACGCCGCCGACGCCCCCGCCCGATGAGGTTTTCGACTGGCTCGACGTCGAGGCGGAGAAGCGGGCGAACGCGGGGCTCGTGCGGCAGCTGCGGCCGCGTCCCGCGCGGGTCGACGAGCTGGACCTGGCCGGCAACGACTACCTCGGGCTGGCCCGCGACAAGCGCGTCGCCGGGGCGGCCGCCGCCGCCGCCCTCCGCTGGGGTGCCGGGGCGACCGGGTCCCGGCTGGTCACCGGGTCGACCGAGCTGCACACCGAGCTCGAGCTGGAGCTCGCCCGGTTCTGCGGCGTGCAGTCGGCGCTCGTGTTCTCCTCCGGCTTCGCCGCGAACCTCGGGGCGGTGACGGCGCTGTCGGGCGCCGAGTCCGCGATCGTCACCGACAAGTACATCCACGCGTCGCTGATCGAGGGCTGCCGGCTGTCGCGCGCCGACGTCGCCGCGGTCGCGCACTCGACGCCGTCGGCGATCAAGCACGCGCTCTCGACCCGGCGCAAGCCGCGCGCGCTGGTGGTGACCGACTCGGTGTTCTCGGTGGACGGCGACCTCGCGCCGCTCGGCGAGCTGGCCGGCATCTGCCGCGAGCACGGTGCGGCGCTGCTGGTCGACGACGCGCACGGCTTCGGTGTCCTCGGCGAAGGCGGCCGCGGCGCGGTCCACGCGGCGGGGCTCGCGGGTGCGCCCGATGTCGTCACGACGTTGACGCTGTCGAAGTCGCTGGGTGCACAGGGTGGGGCGGTGCTGGGGCCGCGGCGCGTGATCAAGCACCTCGTGGACACGGCTCGCAGTTTCATCTTCGACACCGCGCTCGCGCCGGCGAGTGCGGCTGCCGCGCTGGCCGCGTTGCACGCGCTGAAGGAAAAGCCCGGCATGGCGGAGAAGGTCGTCGAGAACGCCGGCAACCTCGCGATGTCGTTGAAGGCGGCCGGGTTGAAGGCGAGCCTGCCGGACGCCGCCGTCATCTCGGTCCAGGCGCCTTCGGCCGAGACGGCGGTCGCGTGGGCGGCGGCCTGCGCGGAGCACGGCATCCGCGTCGGGTGCTTCCGGCCGCCGTCGGTGCCGGACGGCATCTCGCGGCTGCGGCTGACCGCGCGGGCCGACCTCACGGAGGCCGACGTGGACCGCGCGGTGAAGGTGATCACCGCGACCGCCCCGCCGGGCGCGATCGCCTGA
- a CDS encoding GNAT family N-acetyltransferase, translating to MPTLHEATGPELTAAQLHDILRLRVDVFVVEQKAAYPELDGRDLALDTRHLWFETPSGVASYLRVLQDPDNVRRIGRVATAANARGQGLAARLMDEALKIPGEYVLDAQTYVQGFYARYGFIAEGAEYTDEDGIPHIRMRRLAR from the coding sequence ATGCCGACCCTGCACGAAGCGACCGGTCCCGAACTGACGGCCGCCCAGCTCCACGACATCCTCCGCCTGCGCGTGGACGTCTTCGTGGTGGAGCAGAAAGCCGCGTACCCCGAACTCGACGGCCGTGATCTCGCGCTCGACACCCGCCACCTGTGGTTCGAGACCCCGTCCGGCGTCGCGTCCTACCTCCGGGTGCTGCAAGATCCCGACAACGTCCGCCGCATCGGCCGGGTGGCGACGGCGGCGAACGCCCGCGGCCAGGGCCTGGCCGCCCGGCTGATGGACGAGGCACTGAAGATCCCGGGCGAGTACGTCCTCGACGCCCAGACGTACGTCCAAGGTTTCTACGCCCGCTACGGCTTCATCGCGGAAGGCGCGGAGTACACCGACGAGGACGGCATCCCCCACATCCGTATGCGCCGCCTAGCGCGCTGA
- a CDS encoding serine protease, with protein sequence MSVKSRRSLLLASGALLAVAAVAVPVVVGTASADPGSGNQARIVGGEKASLGEHPYAVYLTDSGGNQFCGAVIVSSTAVATAAHCAKAVAKQDVRVVAGREDKRTEDGQVLSVSKVWISKGYSDPTQGDDVAVLSVRGQLDYRPAQLPGKGDASLYAAGTKATVLGWGRVADGGARSDYLRSVEVPLVSDTDCSSDYNVYNQKTMVCAGYPDGGKDACQGDSGGPLVVGDTLIGIVSFGDGCGKAGKPGVYTRVSAYTDDIEAQAKPRTLFP encoded by the coding sequence ATGTCCGTGAAGTCCCGTCGATCCCTGCTGCTCGCGAGCGGCGCGCTCCTCGCCGTGGCCGCGGTGGCCGTCCCGGTCGTGGTCGGCACGGCGTCGGCGGATCCCGGATCCGGCAACCAGGCGCGCATAGTCGGCGGCGAAAAGGCGTCGCTCGGCGAACACCCGTACGCGGTGTACCTGACCGACAGCGGCGGAAACCAGTTCTGCGGCGCGGTGATCGTCAGCTCCACGGCGGTCGCGACGGCGGCCCACTGCGCGAAGGCGGTCGCTAAGCAGGACGTCCGCGTGGTGGCGGGCCGCGAGGACAAGCGCACGGAGGACGGTCAGGTCCTCAGCGTCTCGAAGGTCTGGATCAGCAAGGGCTACAGTGACCCGACGCAGGGCGACGACGTCGCGGTGCTGTCCGTCCGCGGCCAGCTCGACTACCGGCCCGCGCAGCTGCCGGGCAAGGGCGACGCGAGCCTGTACGCGGCAGGCACGAAGGCGACGGTCCTCGGCTGGGGCCGCGTCGCCGACGGCGGCGCCCGGTCGGACTACCTGCGCAGCGTCGAAGTCCCGCTGGTCTCCGACACCGACTGCAGCTCCGACTACAACGTCTACAACCAGAAGACGATGGTCTGCGCGGGCTACCCCGACGGCGGCAAGGACGCCTGCCAGGGCGACTCCGGCGGCCCCCTGGTCGTGGGCGACACCCTGATCGGCATCGTCTCCTTCGGCGACGGCTGCGGGAAGGCGGGCAAACCGGGCGTCTACACCCGCGTCTCGGCGTACACCGACGACATCGAAGCCCAGGCGAAGCCGCGCACCCTCTTCCCGTAG
- a CDS encoding DEAD/DEAH box helicase, whose product MTVTFNSGHTSTSARADRPDHKPRTRPAGGDMLRDDAVETVATKTFAQLGLPEPLLRALADAGINSPFPIQSATIPDALAGRDVLGRAQTGSGKTLAFGLAMLARLDGGKARPKRPRALILVPTRELAMQVADSLTPLARALGLWCRTAVGGMAFARQADALSRGVDLLIATPGRLSDHVRQGTANLGDCNFIALDEADQMADMGFMPQVREIMDLTPAGGQRLLFSATLDGDVNRLVKQYLTDPVTHSVAPSTASVTTMDHHVLQVSHQDKQDVITQIGAREGRTIMFVRTKHHVDRLAERLREQGVNAAALHGGKTQGQRNRVLADFKEGHTPVLVATDVAARGIHVDDISLVLHVDPAADHKDYLHRAGRTARAGASGVVVTVVTNDQRRMVKRMTDRAGVRAESTMVRPGDDALSRITGAREPSGEPVIERRRESPRRGGGGFRGDRGFGGSGRGGYRGDRDRGGDRGSYGGDRGDRGGDRGGYQGAREGSGHREGRPGGFGGRARQPRTGNGGGYGRPSRGPRRGYDS is encoded by the coding sequence GTGACAGTCACGTTCAATTCCGGCCACACCTCGACGTCCGCGCGCGCGGACCGTCCCGACCACAAGCCGCGCACCCGCCCGGCCGGTGGGGACATGCTGCGCGACGACGCGGTCGAGACCGTGGCCACCAAGACCTTCGCCCAGCTGGGCCTGCCGGAGCCGCTGCTCCGCGCGCTGGCTGACGCGGGCATCAACAGCCCGTTCCCGATCCAGTCCGCGACCATCCCGGACGCGCTGGCCGGCCGCGACGTGCTGGGCCGCGCCCAGACCGGCTCCGGCAAGACCCTCGCCTTCGGCCTGGCCATGCTGGCCCGGCTCGACGGCGGCAAGGCCCGCCCGAAGCGTCCCCGCGCCCTGATCCTCGTCCCGACCCGCGAGCTGGCCATGCAGGTCGCCGACTCGCTGACCCCGCTGGCCCGGGCGCTCGGCCTGTGGTGCCGCACTGCTGTCGGCGGCATGGCTTTCGCCCGGCAGGCGGACGCGCTCTCCCGTGGCGTCGACCTGCTGATCGCCACCCCGGGGCGGCTGTCGGACCACGTCCGGCAGGGCACCGCGAACCTGGGCGACTGCAACTTCATCGCCCTCGACGAGGCCGACCAGATGGCGGACATGGGCTTCATGCCGCAGGTCCGCGAGATCATGGACCTCACCCCGGCGGGCGGGCAGCGGCTGCTGTTCTCCGCGACGCTCGACGGTGACGTCAACCGCCTGGTCAAGCAGTACTTGACCGACCCGGTCACCCACTCGGTCGCGCCGTCGACCGCGAGCGTGACGACCATGGACCACCACGTGCTCCAGGTCTCGCACCAGGACAAGCAGGACGTCATCACGCAGATCGGCGCCCGCGAGGGCCGCACGATCATGTTCGTCCGCACCAAGCACCACGTCGACCGCCTCGCCGAGCGCCTGCGTGAGCAGGGCGTGAACGCGGCGGCGCTGCACGGCGGGAAGACGCAGGGGCAGCGCAACCGAGTCCTCGCCGACTTCAAGGAAGGCCACACCCCGGTGCTGGTCGCCACGGACGTCGCCGCGCGCGGCATCCACGTCGACGACATCTCGCTGGTGCTGCACGTCGACCCGGCGGCGGACCACAAGGACTACCTCCACCGCGCGGGCCGCACGGCGCGCGCCGGGGCGTCCGGTGTCGTCGTCACGGTGGTCACCAACGACCAGCGCCGGATGGTCAAGCGGATGACCGACCGGGCCGGCGTGCGCGCCGAGTCCACGATGGTCCGTCCGGGTGACGACGCGCTGTCCCGCATCACCGGTGCCCGCGAGCCCAGCGGCGAGCCGGTCATCGAGCGGCGGCGCGAGAGCCCGCGTCGTGGCGGCGGTGGCTTCCGCGGCGACCGCGGCTTCGGCGGTTCGGGTCGCGGCGGCTACCGCGGCGACCGCGACCGCGGCGGCGACCGGGGCAGCTACGGCGGCGACCGTGGTGACCGCGGTGGCGACCGCGGCGGGTACCAGGGTGCGCGTGAGGGTTCCGGCCACCGCGAAGGCCGCCCCGGCGGCTTCGGCGGCCGTGCCCGTCAGCCGCGGACGGGCAACGGCGGTGGCTACGGCCGCCCGAGCCGTGGCCCGCGTCGCGGCTACGACAGCTGA